The genomic window ctgatcccaacacccccccccccccgactgccctgacactctgtgctgatcccaacaccccccccccgactgacctgacactctgtgctgatcccaacaccccccccccaccccgactgccctgacactctgtgctgatcccaacacccccccccccgactgccctgacactctgtgctgatcccaacacccccccccccgactgccctgacactctgtgctaatcccaacaccccccccccccgactgccctgacactctgtgctgatcccaacacccccccccccgactgccctgacactctgtgctgatcccaacattCCCCCCCaccgactgccctgacactctgtgctgatcccaacacccccccccgactgacctgacactctgtgctgatcccaacaccccccccgactgacctgacactctgtgctgatcccaacaccccccccccgactgccctgacactctgtgctgatcccaacacccccccccccgactgccctgacattctgtgctgatcccaacacctccccccccgactgccctgacactctgtgctgatcccaacaccccccccccgactgccctgacactctgtgctgatcccaacacccccccaccccgactgccctgacactctgtgctgatcccaacaccccccccccccgactgccctgacactctgtgctgatcccaacacccccccaccccaactgccctgacactctgtgctgatcccaacacccccccccgactgccctgacactctgtgctgatcccaacacccccccccctcgactgccctgacactctgtgctgatcccaacaccccccccgactgccctgacactctgtgctgatcccaacacccccccccccccccgactgccctgacactctgtgctgatcccaacacccccccaccccaactgccctgacactctgtgctgatcccaacaccccccccccccgactgccctgacactctgtgctgatcccaacaccccccccccccgactgccctgacactctgtgctgatcccaacacccccctcccccccgactgccctgacactctgtgctgatcccaacacccccccccccccgactgccctgacactctgtgctgatcccaacacccccccccccccccccccctgtgctgatCCTCCTCTGTCCTCATGGTTTCCCAGTTGCTACAGACATTTTCTGTCCTAACTAAAGTGAATCTGAAAAATAATTCAAGAAGGACACCTCCCAAGAGGCAACAAGCACCGTGGGGGGTTCCATAAAGGATGGACACAAGAGAATTCTGAGTAAGACTTTTATTCACAGTATGCAGGAGGTACGAGAGGCAATAAACAGAGAAAGAAGACGGAGGCAGGGGAGGAGAGAAGaaggaggcagaggaggagagaagaaggaggcagagaaggagagaagaaggaggcagaggaggagagaagaaggaggcagaggaggagagaaggaggaggcagaggaggagagaagaaggaggcagaggaggagagaagaaggaggcagaggaggagagaagaaggaggcagagaagaagagagggaggaggagagaaggaggcagaggaggagagagggaggaggagagaaggaggcagaggaggagagaagaaggaggcagaggaggagagaagaagagagggaggaggcagaggaggagagaagaaggaggcagagaagaagagagggaggaggagagaaggaggcagaggaggagagagggaggaggagagaaggaggcagaggaggagagaagaaggaggcagaggaggagagaagaaggaggcagaggaggagagaagaagagagggaggaggcagaggaggagagaagaaggaggcagagaagaagagagggaggaggagagaaggaggcagaggaggagagaagaaggaggcagagaaggagagaagaaggaggcagagaagaagagagggaggagatgGGTAGAGAAagatggaggaggcagaggaaggtGGCAGGAGAACAGAGATGAATAGAGGAGTCAAAAGGAAGGTGGAGGAGGGCCCAGAAAGAGCGAGGTATTCCACCGTCCTCTGCCTATCCTGTCTCCCCTGATGACTTGTTCTGTTCTGGAGCCATGAATTGCACCTTGGGCACAATAAGTCCGGAGTTGTTGCGTCGCATGGAGTTGTTGCGTCGCATGGAGTTGTTCCTTCTCATGGAGTTGCGTTTCCTCAGGGAGTTCTGGTGGGACAGCTCACTTTTCTGGAGGGTCTGGATTAGGATGGAGGGCTTCTCATCTAGTTCCCGGGCACTGCAGCGAGGAGTGGCCACTTTAACTGTATTGCCAAATTTGGAATAGTCCACAGAGTAGACTCCTTCCTCCTCCGAGACAATTGACACAAAACGTTGACCCCACAGGATCTCCTCAGTGGTGTAGGAGGTCCGGGCCTGGGTCGtgatccctgtggtctccaccacaCCCTCAAGGATGACTATGACCTCCAGGTCCTGAGTGGACAGATCAGAGGCGCAGACCTCATACAAGGGACTCCTTTTATCGATCACATGAGAAATGATCAGTGGCGCCACCAGAAAAATGTTGTTGCTGTCGATAGAGTTGTCCACGGGAACATCGATCTGATGAATGGGAATGACCTCACCCTCTGGAGTGACTGTTTTTCTGACCACCTGAATCCTCACCGAGGCACTGATGATCATGCTCTTACGTAAGTCCCCGACACGAAACATGAGGCAAAGCTTTCCATTCCTAACAGCTATGACAGCATGGCGGCTGAAGATCAGGGTCTCGGCCCGGCGGTGGGACTGCGCGGTTTTCATGAAGATGCAGCCCAACATCACGGCATTGACTATTAAACCAACAATGTTTTGTATAATCAGGAGGCTAATGGCTAGGGGGCACTCTTCTGTCATCATCCGCCCCCCAAATCCAATAGTCACTTGCACCTCAATGGAGAATAGAAAGGCGGCTGTGAAAGACCTGGAAGAGGGGGAAAATGTCACTACGAATGCAAAGAAAAGGTCAGAATTGGTAAACTCAACATAATGCAATAAAAACTGCAATGGGGGAACAGAGGTCATCGCTGTTATAGGAGGAATCTACAGATATAAGAAAGGAGTGGGACCAAAATCTACAGGAACGGAAGAAGAGGAACAAGCTGCCCCCATCCAGGCATGTGTTAGGAGAAGCTACAGAGACGAGacactctacagagaggagacagcccgctacaggagctacagagaggagacagcctgctacaggagccgctctacagagaggagacagcctgctacatgagccgctctacagagaggagaccgcctgctacaggagctacagagaggagacagcccgctacaggagctacagagaggagacagcccgctacaggagccgctctacagagaggagacagcccgctacaggagccgctctacagagagaagacagcccgctacaggagccgataCACagtgaggagacagcctgctacaggagccgctctacagagaggagacagcctgctacaggagccgctctacagaggggagacagcccgctacaggagctacagagaggagacagcctgctacaggagctacagagaggagacagcccactacaggagccgctctacagagaggagacagcccgctacaggagctacagagaggagacagcctgctacaggagctacagagaggagacagcccactacaggagccgctctacagagaggagacagcccgctacaggagctacagagaggagacagcctgctacaggagctacagagaggagacagcccgctacaggagctacagagaggagacagcccgctacaggagctacagagaggagacagcccgctacaggagccgctctacagagaggagacaccctgctacaggagctacagagacgagacactctacagagaggagacagcccgctacaggagctacagagaggagacagcctgctacaggagccgctctacagagaggagacagcctgctacaggagccgctctacagagaggagacagcctgctacaggagctacagagaggagacagcccgctacaggagccgctctacagagaggagacagcctgctacaggagccgctctacagagaggagacagcctgctacaggagccgctctacagagaggagacagcctgctacaggagctacagagaggagacagcccactacaggagctacagagaggagacagcccactacaggagccgctctacagagaggagacagcctgctacaggagctacagagaggagacagcctgctacaggagccgctctacagagaggagacagccttctacaggagctacagagaggagacagcccgctacaggagctacacagaggagacagcccactacaggagccgctctacagagaggagacagcctgctacaggagctacagagaggagacagcccgctacaggagccgctctacagagaggagacagcctgctacaggagccgctctacagagaggagacagcccgctacaggagccgctctacagagaggagacagcctgctacaggagccgctctacagagaggagacagcccgctacaggagctgctctacagagaggagacagcccgctacaggagctacagagaggagacagtctgctacaggagctatagagaggagacagcccgctacaagaGCTACAGataggagacagcctgctacaggagctacacagaggagacagcccactacaggagccgctctacagagaggagacagcctgctacaggagctacagagaggagacagcctgctacaggagctacagagaggagacagcccgctacaggagctaaagagaggagacagcccgctacaggagctaaagagaggagacagcccgctacaggagctacaaagaggagacagcctgctacaggagctacagagaggagacagcccgctacaggagctacagagaggagacagcctgctacaggagcggctctacagagaggaggcagcctgctacaggagctacagagaggagacagcctgctacaggagcggctctacagagaggaggcagcctgctacaggagccgctctacagagaggagacagcctgctacaggagcctctctacagagaggagacagcccgctacaggagctactaTACAGAggggagacagcccgctacaggagccgctctatagagaggagacagcccgctacaggagctgctctacagagaagagacagcctgctacaggagccgctctacagagacgAGACAGCccactacaggagccgctctacagagaggagacagcccgctacaggagccactctaaagagaggagacagcctgctacaggagccgctctacagagagaagacagcccgctacaggagccgtcctacagagaggagacagcccgctacaggagctacagagaggagacagcccgctacaggagccgctctacagatagaagagacagcccgctacaggagctacagagaggagacagcctgctacaggagctacagagaggagacagcctgctacaggagccgctctacagagaggagacagcctgctacaggagccgctacacagagaggagacagcccgctacaggagccactctacagagaggagacagtctgctacaggagctgctctacagagaggagacagcctgctacaggagctacagagaggagacaccctgctacaggagctacagagaggagacagcctgctacaggagccgctctacagagagaggagacagcctgctacaggagccgctctacagagaggagacaccctgctacaggagctgctctacagagaggagacagcccgctacaggagccgctctacagagaggagacagcccgctacaggagctacagagaggagacagcctgctacaggagccgctctacagagaggaggcagcccgctacaggagccgctctacagagaggagacagcccgctacaggagctacagagaggagactgcccgctacaggagctacagagaggagacagcccactACAGGAGCCgtcctacagagaggagacagcccgctacaggagctagagagaggagacagcctactacaggagccgctctacagagaggagacagcctgctacaggagctacagagaggagacagcctgctacaggagctacagagaggagacagcctgctacaggagctacagacaggagacagcccgctacaggagccgctctacagagaggagacagcctgctacaggagccgctctacagagaggagacagcccgatataagagccgctctacagagaggagacagtctgctacaagagccgctctacagagaggagacagcctggtacaggagccgctctacagagaggagacagcctgctacaggagccgctctaaagaggagagacagcctgctacaggagccgctctacagagaggagacagcctgctataggagctgctctacagagaggagacagcccgctacaggagccgctctacagagaggagacagcctgctacaggagccgctatacagagaggagacagcctgctacaggagctacagagaggagacagcctgctacaggagctacagagaggagacagcccgctacaggagctacagagaggagacagcctgctacaggagctacagacaggagacagcccgctacaggagccgctctacagagaggagacagcctgctacaggagccgctctacagagaggagacagcccgatataagagccgctctacagagaggagacagtctgctacaagagccgctctacagagaggagacagcctggtacaggagccgctctacagagaggagacagcctgctacaggagccgctctaaagagaagagacagcctgctacaggagccgctctacagagaggagacagcctgctataggagctgctctacagagaggagacagcccgctacaggagccgctctacagagaggagacagcctgctacaggagccgctatacagagaggagacagcctgctacaggagctacagagaggagacagcctgctacaggagctacagagaggagacagcccactacaggagccgctctacagagaggagacagcctgctacaggagctacagagaggagacagcctgctacaggagctacagagaggagacagcccactacaggagccgctctacagaggggAGACAGCcggctacaggagctacagagaggagataggccgctacagagaggagacagcctgctacaggagctacagagaggagataggccgctacagagaggagacagcctgctacaggagccgctctacagagaggaaacagcctgctacaggagctacagagaggagacagcccgctacaagagccgctctacagagaggagacagcctgctacaggagctacagagaggagacagcctgctacaggagctacagagaggagacagcctgctacaggagctacagagaggagacagcctgctacaggagccgctttacagagagaggagacagcccgctacaggagccgctctacagagaggagacagtctgctacaggaactacagagaggagacagcctgctacaggagctacagagaggagacagcctgctacaggagccgctctacagagaggagacagcctgctacaggagccgctacacagagaggagacagcccgctacaggagccgctatacagagaggagacagcccgctataGGAGccgtctacagagaggagacagcctgctacaggagccgtctacagagaggagacagcccgctacaggagccgacctacagagaggagacagcctgctacaggagccgctctacagagaggagacagcccgctacaggagccgctctacagagaggagacagcccgctacaggagctacagagaggagacagcctgctacaagagccgctctacagagaggagacagcctgctacgggagctacagagaggagacagcctgctacaagagccgctctacagagaggagacagcctgctacaggagccgctctacagagagaagagacagcctgctacaggagccgacctacagagaggagacagcccgctacaggagccgctctacagagaggagacagcctgctacaggagctacagagaggagacaccctgctacaggagccgctctacagagaggagacagcacgctacaggagccgctgtacagagaggagacagcctgctacaggagccgctacacagagaggagacagcctgctagaGGAGCCGTTCtaaagagaggagacagcctgctatagGAGCCgtctacagagaggaggcagcctgctacaggagctacagagaggagacagcctgctacaggagccgctctacagagaggagacagcctgctatagGAGCCGTCTACAGAGAGGAAACAGCCTGCTACAGAAGCTACAGAGGGGAGTCAGCCCGCTACAGGGGCCGTCCTACAGAGAggacacagcctgctacaggagctacagagaggagacagcctgctacaggagctacagagaggagacagcccgctacaggagctacagagggGAGTCAGCCCGCTACAGGGGCCGTCCTACAGAGAggacacagcctgctacaggagctacagagaggagacagcctgctacaggagctacagagaggagacagcccgctacaggagctacagagaggagacagcccgatacAGGTGCCgacctacagagaggagacagcccgctacaggagctacagagtggagacagcctgctacaggagccgtctacagagaggagagagcccgctacaggagctacagagggGAGTCAGCCCGCTACAGGGGCCGTCCTACAGAGAggacacagcctgctacaggagctacagagaggagacagcctgctacaggagctacagagaggagacagcccgctacaggagctacagagaggagacagcccgatacAGGTGCCgacctacagagaggagacagcccgctacaggagctacagagtggagacagcctgctacaggagccgtctacagagaggagagagcccgctacaggagccaacctacagagaggagacagcccgctacaggagctacagagtggagacagcctgctacaggagcggctctacagagaggagacagcccgctacaggagcggctctacagagaggagactgtCTGCTACAGGAGCCGGTCTACAGAGCGGAGACaacctgctacaggagccgctctacagagaggagacagcccgctacaggagctacagagaggagacagcctgctacaggagctacagagaggagacagcctgctacaagagccgctctacagagaggagacagcctgctacaggagccgctctacagagaggagacagcccgctacaggagctgctctacacagaggagacagcccgctacaggagccgctctacagagaggagacagcctgctacaggagccgctctacagagaggagacagcccactacaggagccgctctacagattgGAGACAGcacgctacaggagctacagagaggagacagcctgctacaggagccgctacacagagaggagacagcccgctacaggagctacagagaggagacagcccgctacaggagccgctctacagagaggagacaccgtgctacaggagctacagagaggagacagcccgctacaggagccgctgtacacagaggagacagcccgctacaggagccgctctacagagaggagacaccccgctacaggagctacagagaggagacagcctgctacaggagccgctgtacaaagaggagacagcccgctacaggagcctctctacagagaggagacagcctgctacaggagccgctgtacacagaggagacagcccgctacaggagccgctctacagagaggagacagcccgctactgGAGCCgtcctacagagaggagacagcccgctacaggagctacagagaggagacagcctgctacaggagccgctctacagagaggagacagcctgctacaggagccgtcctaaagagaggagacagcccgctacaggagctacagagaggagacagcctgctacaggagccgctgtaCAGAGagcagacagcctgctacaggagccgctctacagagaggagacagcgcgctacaggagctacagagaggagacagcctgctacaggagctacagagaggagacagcccgctacaggagccgctctgcagagaggagatagcctgctacaagagccgctctacagagaggagacagcctgctacaggagccgctctacagattggagacagcctgctacaggagccactctacagagaggagacagcccgctacaggagccgctctacagagaagagacagcctgctacaggagccgctctacagagaagagacagcctgctacaggagccgctatacagagaggagacagcctgctacaggagccgctctacagagaggagacagcctgctacaggagctacagagaggagacagcccgctacaggagccgctctacagagaggagacagcctgctacaggagccactctacagattggagacagcctgctactgGAGCCGctttacagagaggagacagcctgatacaggagccactctacagagaggagacagcccgctacaggagccgctctacagagaggagacaccctgctacaggagctacagagaggagacagcccgctacaggagccgtcctacagagaggagacagcccgctacaggagctacagagaggagacagcctactacaggagccgctctacagagaggagacagcccgctacaggagctacagagaggagacagcctactacaggagccgctctacagagaggagacagcctgctacaggagctacagagaggagacagcctgctacaggagctacagagaggagacatcccgctacaggagccgctgtacagagagaagacagcccgctacaggagccgctctacagagaggagacagcccgctacaggagccgctctacagagaggagacagcctgctacaggagccgctacaCAGaagagacagcccgctacaggacccgctctacagagagaggagacagcctgctacaggagccgctctacagagaggagacagctcgctacaggagccgctctacagacaggagacagcctgctacaggagccgctctacaaagaggagacagcctgctacaggagccgctctacagagaggagacagcccgtacaggagccgctctacagattggagacagcctgctacaggagccgctctacagagaggagacagcccgctacaggagccactCTACAGATTGGAGACAGCcaactacaggagccgctctacagagaggagacagcccgctacaggagccgctgtacagagaggagacagcctgctacaggagccgctctacagagaggaaacagcccgctacaggagccgctatacagagaggagacagcctgctacaggagccgctctacagagaggagacagcccgctacaggagctacagagaggagacagcctgctacaggagccgctctacagagaggagacagcccgctacaggagccgctgtacagagaggagacagcccgctacaggagccgctctacagagaggagacagcctgctacaggagccgctctacagagagaagacagcccgctacaggagctacagaaaggagacagcctgctacaggagccgctgtaCAGAGagcagacagcctgctacaggagccgctctacagagaggagacagcctgctacaggagccactttgcagagaggagacagcctgctacaggagccgctctacagagaggagacagcccgctacaggagccgctctacagattgGAGACAGCccactacaggagccgctctacagagaggagacagcccgctacaggagccgctctacagattggagacagcctgctacaggagccgctttacagagaggagacagcctgctacaggagccgctctacagagagaagacagcccgctacaggagccgctctacagagaggagacagcccgctacaggagccgctctacagagaggagacagcccgctacaggagccactctacagagaggagacagcccgctacaggagccgctctacagagaggagttagcctgctacaggagccgctctacagagaggagacagcctgctacaggagcta from Dendropsophus ebraccatus isolate aDenEbr1 chromosome 1, aDenEbr1.pat, whole genome shotgun sequence includes these protein-coding regions:
- the KCNJ8 gene encoding ATP-sensitive inward rectifier potassium channel 8, whose protein sequence is MLARKSIIPEEYVLARIAAENLQKPRIRDRLKKARFVAKNGACNVAHKNIREQGRFLQDVFTTLVDLKWRHTLVIFTMSFLCSWLLFAMMWWLVAFAHGDMDVRENIISREPCVANVKSFTAAFLFSIEVQVTIGFGGRMMTEECPLAISLLIIQNIVGLIVNAVMLGCIFMKTAQSHRRAETLIFSRHAVIAVRNGKLCLMFRVGDLRKSMIISASVRIQVVRKTVTPEGEVIPIHQIDVPVDNSIDSNNIFLVAPLIISHVIDKRSPLYEVCASDLSTQDLEVIVILEGVVETTGITTQARTSYTTEEILWGQRFVSIVSEEEGVYSVDYSKFGNTVKVATPRCSARELDEKPSILIQTLQKSELSHQNSLRKRNSMRRNNSMRRNNSMRRNNSGLIVPKVQFMAPEQNKSSGETG